Below is a genomic region from Oncorhynchus clarkii lewisi isolate Uvic-CL-2024 unplaced genomic scaffold, UVic_Ocla_1.0 unplaced_contig_5255_pilon_pilon, whole genome shotgun sequence.
GAGACAGGATGTCCAAGGCCGTcaagacctgcctggtgtgtgtgtcGTCGTACTGCCTGGAGCATGCAAGGGTCCACAATGCCCGGTTTTCCAGGCACCAGCTAGTCAGACCGCTAGCTAACCTGGAGGAAAGGATGTGTCCGACCCACAACAGGCTCCTGGAGCTTTACTGCTGCTTTGACAAGACcatgttgtgtgtggcgtgtgacTCTCACCAGGCGCCGGCCCACCTGGTTGTGACTATGCGGGTAGAGTTCTTGGTTCAAAAGGTAAGAATGAGTTTTGGAGCAACTGTTCATCAatccagggttgtattcattagtcaCCAAATGGAAGCAAACTGACTTAAACcaggagggactacctgaacttgtccaataaatgcttgtttttgttttccgttgCGTTATATTTTGCTTTATCCCTGGTTCTGAGCTCTATTCCGTATGACACACTATAACAAATTTGTAACAGAACATTGTTTCCTATTGGACTAGTTTGGGTAGTTGTCACACCCTGTTTTGGCTCTCTTCATTGGGTTTTCTTTCATTTGGTGCATCAAAAATAATTATTGGGCACCATGTGCAGCTTTATGTTCCAGCACGAATGCTAACACCTATGGTCTTAACTTCAGGCTCAGCTGGTTAAAGCCAAGACAGTGGTCAAGGAGAAGCTGAAGGCCACTCGGATTGAGGCAGAGAAATTAAACTCTTCAGTCCTACTCTGTGAGGTGACTTCATTTGAATTGGCTATGTTACGCTGTTGTAATTTTGCAATCTTTTGCCATAGAATTCGAAAGTAATTCATTCCAACTTCCCATGGGTCTTACATTGTTCTGCTACTGAAAATTACCATGGCTTGAAGACCGCTCTTTGACCTCTTCGGCGGTGGGGTGGAATGCTGCAGAACGTTCAGAAATGTATCATGTAGAACAGAAAATGTCTGTCAAATTTATCAAGAAGTTGCGTCTGTGCTATTTAttgcatttctatctgcaatttCCAGAAGGTATCAAATCCCATGAATCCTCACTTCTGTTTCATCTACTTGTAGAATAAAGCAGCGAGGCAAATCGAGTTTGTGAATGCCTTCCACGTAGCCCTGGTCAGCAAGGTGAGTATGCTCTACGATCGCTACAACACTGAGGCCTCGAGGAGAGTGGACGAGCTGGAGAGGACAGCTTCCCATTGGAATTGTGCGCTTGAAGAAGACATTACTGCTCTGATGAGCAGAGTTTTTGCATTGGAGCGAGTGATTGGCTCCTCAGACTCCTTTGAGCTTCTTAATGTGAGTTATTGGGCGTGTTTGACTTTGCAGCTAACTTGAGAGTTGATTGACTGATCTGCAAATCCCTTTATATCATAAATGACTACATGTTTTTTGTAGCTCAATCAATTTACCCTGTGAGGAATCATGGTTTAGATTCTTCAGAAATATAGTCTGTCTTACAGTCCCCTTCATGGATGCAACTATGGTGGAAACTTCTTCCAGCCAATGCTTACACCAATCTAATATGCTGTAGATTATCCACACGTCTTGCATCCAACTCGGTCATCGTTGTAGGGGGATCAACATGCGTGTATGATGCATTTGTTTAACTCcattcattctcactctctccttagaatcttccctctctccctcctgctcctccaGATGGCATCAGAGGACCATGCAGCGTTAACATCCCCACAGATCTACTTGGGAACCTTGCGGAGCATTTCATGCAAAACATGGCCAAACTACCCAAGATGGGATACTTCACTAGAAATGGCAGTGCTGGCTCAGGTCTGTGTGAACACAGCCATAGTCAGATTATACACAGAATcctaaacattaagaacacctgctcattccttGATACTGACCAAGTGAAAGGAATGacctcttattgatgtcacttgttacaatcccttcagtcagtgtagatgacaATTGAAACATGGCTTGTGTGCTGTTCAGaatgaatggacaagacaaaatactTAAGTGCCTTCGAATGGGGTATGGTAGGTGCTACATGCACCGGAATGTGTATCAataatagtccaccacccaaaggacatccagccaacttgagaaCTGTGGGAACCATTGGGATGGTTATTGACTTTTTGTCGATttcatgccccaatgaattgaggctattctgaaGGCATGAGGACCTCTTTCCCCACACCTATTGATGTAATTATATTGAGTCGTACAAAAGTTTAAAATGCATTTGGTCATTACTAAATGAGGTATTTTAATGAAGATTTGATTAACACATTTTTGATTCTTCCTCAGTTGAAGGAGACTATGATATCTTTGCAATAGGGGGGGGAAATCAGACTTCATTCACTGGTCCTCAACTCTGACACTTAAATCAGAGTAGTTAGCCTGCCCGGGAGCAGGTTGGTTCTGAAGGATTTGTTGCCTTAAACATTTACCTGACTGGTTATCCCGGGTTGCACTCAGACCTGACCTAAGCCACCTCACAACTCCTCAAACCTGATTAGTAGGATACACCTCTGGTTCTAGATAAGCATTCATAGTCTGACAACATGAGTATGGGCCAGATGTGCAACATTAAACATTTGCAATTGCGTTTTCTAATTGTTACCTTCTGTTTATCCCTCAGAGATTACCTTGGTTAAAGAGTTCACAGGTGAGCTAATGTGTAGTCCTGAGTCTGCCTCCATGTTGTGtcttatacactgctcaaaaaataaagggaacactaaaataacacaccctagagctgaatgaatgaaatattcttattaaatacttttttctttacatagttgaatgtgctgacaccagtcacacaaattatcaatggaaatcaaatgtatcaacccatggaggtctggatttggagtcgcactcaaaattaaagtggaaaactaaCTTTgctgtaatgtccttaaaaccagtcaaaatgaggctcagtagtacGTGCCTgaatgacctccctacaatgcctgggcatgctcctgatgaggtggcggatggtctcctgcaggatctcctcccagacctgaacTAAAgaatctgccaactcctggacagtctgtggtgcaacgtgatGATGGTGGagggagcgagacatgatgtgctCGGTACCTAATTGGCAGTccggctacctctggcgagcacatggtgGGCTGTgcgtgtgtccccccccccccccccccccaaagaaatgccaccccacaccatgactgacccaccgccaaaccggtcatgctggaggatgttgcaggcagcagaacattctccacggcgtctccagactgtcccGTCTGTCAcattggagttacattgtgtttaagtgttccctttattttttgagcagtgtatttagtgCCTGGTGCTGCTATCCCTATATGCTCAACTTTGAAAAATGAATTCAACATTTGATTGTAGTTTTCCTCTACCCCTACCTatcccttctcctcctcagtTGAGGTGACTCCTGACCCCAGCACAGCCCACCCATCGCTCCTGTTCAGAAGGGGGTCCCATGGTTGTGAGATTCGGGTGGACCGGAGCAAGATTGCTAGGACGTTCCCTATGTCGACCCACCGCTTCACCCAGGTGCCGTGTGTCCTCGCCACTCAGGGGTTCAGCAGCCATCGAGCATACTGGGAGGTTGAGGTGGAGGACTGGGTTGGAAATGGTTCTGATGTGTGGTTTATAGGTGTGGCAACTGAGTCCTCCATGACTTCTCAAGGGGTGGGTCTCACCCCTGGGAATGGGTTCTGGGTCCTGGTACACCGTGAGGGGAGGCTTTGGCCCACCCCTGCCACCAACCCTATGGCCATCGTAACACAAATGAGAAAGGTATGTAGTTGAATACGGGGCACAAAGGGCCCTCTAGTCTAGTACATTTTCTATGATGGGTGTTTTAAGAAATAAAATAAGTAACTTTCCTTTAAACGTCTCGTTGCCAATAGGGGGTGAAATCTCACCGGGATATTTGACCTGGCGAAGTAGTTCATTTTAGTTGGCTTCATGCATGTCTTTGTAGTTAGCCTTTTGTCAAGTCTAGATATTTGACATTATTGATGTGGTGGTTTTGCTTATCTTTACTTTCAAGTCAAATGGGCAAAATCATCTACTTTAACTTTTTATTCATGAGCTTCATTACACGTTACAGGCACATGTGGGTGTGTACTTTGACGGGCGGAAGCGACTTGTGTCATTCTACGACATTCATCTCGGTGATCACCTCTACACGTACCAACACGTGCCAACCAATGAAAGACTCTTCCCTGTCTTCAGCCCTGACTACTTCCGTTCTTCATTCAAACACGCCAACCATGCCATGATTGTTAGAACCCACACTGCAACAAACCCCCTACGTGGACGATGATGCTCATTGACATTCCAATCCTTTTGGGGCAGAGTTCTTGTCAGAATCATTAGAAAATGGTGAATTCAAAAATGTTTTAGAGGTAGACTTATTGGTCTATGAATATTTCTTTGTGTGAagttttacaaaataaaatatattttatttacctCCAGCTCATTCTTTCATGTAGAAAAAGTACAGCTGTCCCTCCCATCTAACAGGACTGTAATATTACTATAGTGGCATCGCCTTAATTACCATTCACGTGGGATGAGTCAGTGTGACTAGCTTCTCAAACTTTGCTTCCCCTGTCCTTAATGTCTACATTTTATGTCATTGGATGCGGTCTGAAGGGACCTTGGTCCTCTCCTCAATGGAGTTGAGGAGACCCGGGAAAGCTCAATTGCTCCCTCGTCACTTAAACAATTGCATGAAAACATGTCCCGCTCCTCTGACCACCTCCTCCAGTGGATTTTGAGAAGGGGAGAATGCGTGGACTATGCAATTGAAgccctatttcagtccaagtgtGTAGAACTGGGCACATGTTTTGTATATACTCTTGCCAGTCAAATCAATTGGTTATCCATTCAGAATGTTGCAAACCACTTATCCACATTTGTGTACACTTGCACACCAGCTCATGGATTTAAAAGCATTGGTTCGGTGTGAGGCTTTCCACCGTTTCTGTTGAATCCATTACTGGGCGTGACGTGCACACTTCATGAGAAGAGATTTATTGGGCTGCAATCCATTGGTGAATACCAAACCTCTCCCCTACCAACTCACTCGGAGGGCCCTCCATTAGCACAGCctgctgatgaaactgagggtgACTTCCAGGGTGGCAAGGTGATGAATAAACCTTTCAACTTTGGAATATACTATTGACTTGAGGTGATTAATGTTCCATGACATTCTAACACAATCCTGTGTTTAAACAAGCTGTTAAAACATCCTGGGAAGTGTTAAATTAAAATGCACTTGTCAGACACGCCTCCGTTTGTACTAACTGGCAATTGACACTTCAGCCTATATCTCCAGCATCAAACCAGGGTCTACAAATGTGAAAATGGCTTTTCATTTGGTTAAACATTGGTTCAGAATGTGTATGCACCGCAGTGTTCTAGAACACTGAACTGTTGGCTTATTCATTCTCATTGCAGCTCAAGGAATTTCTCCATATCAAAATATTCAAATGAATACTCTCTTACCGGAATCGCGTTGGTTGAGAGTTGTGGGGAGTTGCGGATACAGGCTGTGCGTCTATGGATGATGTTCTGAGCCGTGTCACAATGAGACACCGGACGATAACGTCTATGGATGGTGTTCTGAGCCGTGTCACAATGAGACACCGGACTACAACGTCTATGGACTGTGATTTACTCAACTCCTGCTTCCTCTACCAGCTCCTTTCAAAAAAGGACAAATGTAATCAAGGAGAGGTGGTGAAAGGGAATGTGGGAGAAAATGCGTTTGTATTAAGCAACTTGCCTATACTCACGTCATCAGGCGTTTACAGGGGTAGATACCAAATGTGTAAAGTGATAAAACAAATGAAGTTGTGCAATACATTTGATAAAATTGTAAATAGTTTTTTAAGACGTGTGCATATTTTCTCTTCCGACAAAAGAAAAGCTGATTCAAGGAGGTGTGGCATATATCTGATATCTGGCATTATGGGAGCCATTACGTCCAAAAGGTTATACTTTTGACTCGTCTCTCAGTTTTGGACTGTTTCATTCCGGAACATATTTGCCTGGATCCAGTACCTCTTGTGCCATGAAAAGTACTTTTAACTGTTTGTAATGTAAAAATTCTATCAAAAGCGATCAGCGTTTGGCTAATTCAAGTTCACTCCATAATTCTCCTGGTTGCCCCCTTCAAAACATAATGTGAAAATGTGCCTGATAATTGATTCATGCTTGGCCAGACGGGATTTATGATTTGCGTAACATAGACCAACGCATGGCCATTGCTGTGATGAGTGAGAGAAACGCGCCTGTGTCGCACAGcacaaaatgtttatttaaaaagagaagactaatctgtctgtTGGCTACCAAGTTATCAACTTCCAAATAGGGCTATTGAGCGAACAGCGTTGTTTTACCAAGTATAACTAAATACTATTTTGGCATGAGCGCATTGGCCATCGCCGGTGAGTGAGCTGAGCATCACTGGGTGAGTCAGTGACAATGGAATGCTTTTTTTAGGACTAGAATTTCATATTGTACAATGTGTCTCCACACACCTGCAATAAgtctaggctattgatggattgaagacaaggtcgtttttattgatctcagtttgtcagtaATGGTAGAAAAAATACAAGATTATGTTATATTGTTTATGCATCGAATAGCTTTCATCTGTGTGAGTGTGACTGAGTTGGGCATCTGGGGCTTGGCGCTAGCAATTGACTTGTGATGGTTTGGTGATAAAACCTACAGCTTGCATTCCACCGATGGGGTGGTCATTGACTAGCTGTATTATTGCAATTCTTAATCGATACTAAGTATTGAACGTTTGAAGAAATAACAGTCTCTCTCACCTAATAAAGCATTTTCCACgacagtgtcaaagtagcctgtcattttGATCATTTGTGAGCTATTAAAATATAATCTGCAAAAGTCTTCAGTCATCTAAAATGatatagaattgcatgaaatgcgtaTAAAAAGGCCACCTTTTCTTGAACTCTAGGCTACAAAAAATGTTCCCCTTGGGTGCAACTTCTACAAACGCCTCTACTCTACTGATCTATGCCTGTATGCAAAAGCCATGATaatgcatgcaatgctttattataaagggaTTTTTTTGTTGTGGATTCTGGAACTGCAGAGTACCCCTGGTCACCCCCTTCTCTGGCCAACTTTTTGTTCCAGCACGTCCCAATTTACGAAGTAAGCACTGACTAACAGTcaggcatggtggtggtagtagtgtgatGTTTtgtggatgctttgctgcctcaggacctggacgtcttaccttaatagaaggaaccatgaattctgcgttgggtcagagaattctacaggagaatgtcaggccatccgtatgtgagctgaagctgaagtgcaGCTGGGTCATACAGCAAGAGAATGATCCAAAATACacaatcaactctatgtgaaaatggttaaaaagcaacaaatttgaagttttggaatggcctagtcaaaatccagacctaatcccaatagAGGAGATGTGGCATTACTTGAagtgagcagttcatgcttgaaaactcACACACGtcactgagttaaagcagttctctATGCAAGAGTGGCCtaaaattcctccacagtgagAACCTGATCAACatctacaggaagcatttggttgcagttaTTGCAGCtgaaggtggcacaaccagttattgagtgtaatgGGGCAATAACGTTTTCACACATTGGAATTGGGTGTTGCacaactttgttaattaaataaattaaataattatatttttttgttatttgtactcttttatctaatattaggttttggttgaagatctgataacattcagtatcacaAATATGCAAAAAATTGAGAATCTGATATGTGGCAAATACTTTTGACTTTTTCAGGTAGCCTACCATAGGAGAGGGAGCATTACCTAAGGCCTATATTTGTGCCTACATTAATGTTTAGGCTCACTGATGCTATTCGAAGCCATGTGTTCCCAATGCCCAAATTATATTCAACATACGGTATATGAAGTCgctctctctcgtgtgtgtgtgttctattccATAAGCCTCTCAGGTTTATAAATAGCTGCAAtaaccccactccctccctctctttctccttcacttcctgttcttctctcctcccccacacTCTAGCACTTAGCAGCGCTGCTGGAAGCACTGCTGCACTGTTTGTCCTGTCTtgatccctccttctctctcaccttcctttttgtctctcaatccctctctttttgtctctcaatccctctctttctgtctattgatcgctctctcccctttctctctttctatctctcacacacatactcatcTGAGCTCTACCCATAGTGGATCTCTGCTTTCCCAGGAGAATCACATAGCCGattccccaaacacacacacacacacacacacacacacacacacacacacacacacacacacacacacacacacagtctgttccTCACTGCTCTGTGCAGCCCACGTCTGCATGCTGTCAAGTTTGTGGGTCTCTCCCCATACAAACACTATAAACAATCCTTCTGCATGCTGTGGGTCCCTCTCCATCCGCTAAGTAGGGTGATCAGTGTTCTGTTGTGACCTTGAGCTGGTTAGCTTTGCCATAGATATTGATGATGGTAAccataggttgtgtgtgtgtactcaccctTTATGTTACTGACAACATAAACTGGGATTACAGTTGCGATATGGGACTTCAGATGATAGTACTAAACGGTTTGTGAAAGGAGCGCATCTGTGATGCACCAAGCATATTTCTAGCCCTTAGTCAATTGTAAGAACATTTGTATTTTGACTATTAATGAGTGCACATTGGAAAAGTTCATACTGTTTATATGCAAATTGGATTTGATCTTTACTGCTATATTCCATAGAAactcattgaataacaca
It encodes:
- the LOC139397418 gene encoding E3 ubiquitin-protein ligase TRIM39-like — its product is MALSMSEDQFLCSICLGVFIDPATIPCGHTFCKPCLEAYWNTRDTAICALCKTSFTPAPNIQVNMVMRDLVESFKGASGVDEVVDQSSTLAPGEVSCDICIGDRMSKAVKTCLVCVSSYCLEHARVHNARFSRHQLVRPLANLEERMCPTHNRLLELYCCFDKTMLCVACDSHQAPAHLVVTMRVEFLVQKAQLVKAKTVVKEKLKATRIEAEKLNSSVLLCENKAARQIEFVNAFHVALVSKVSMLYDRYNTEASRRVDELERTASHWNCALEEDITALMSRVFALERVIGSSDSFELLNNLPSLPPAPPDGIRGPCSVNIPTDLLGNLAEHFMQNMAKLPKMGYFTRNGSAGSEITLVKEFTVEVTPDPSTAHPSLLFRRGSHGCEIRVDRSKIARTFPMSTHRFTQVPCVLATQGFSSHRAYWEVEVEDWVGNGSDVWFIGVATESSMTSQGVGLTPGNGFWVLVHREGRLWPTPATNPMAIVTQMRKAHVGVYFDGRKRLVSFYDIHLGDHLYTYQHVPTNERLFPVFSPDYFRSSFKHANHAMIVRTHTATNPLRGR